The genomic DNA GTTAGACGCACTTTTTCTGTGGCTTATGTGTTGATCGAGCCATTTTAGGTTTGCAATCTCCCCAGTCTTTGGAACAGCGTCGCTTCCCGACCCAGAAGGAACACTTTTCACTTTCTTCAGATAGCGTGAATAACTAGTGCGAATGTTCTTATACTTCTTCTCGGCTTCCTCTGCAGTGAGACCGAATTTCTGGCCAATCGTTTCCCAGGCGTTTTCTCTGGTTCTTCAGTTCGTATAATCCTTCGAAATTTTGTTATAAAGACATTCTTACCGCTGTATTTCTTCCATAAATGTAGAGGTGTTATTCGAGttgcttgccgccattttgaagcgtGTATATGGACGTGAAGTAAGCAATCAGGTGCATCATGGGATATGTCCCAACGCTTCTGTCCCTTGTATCGTTTGAACCCGtttgaggaggcagtgtggcccagtggttagggcgcttgccttgagatccggagatcccggggggttcaagacacgctctgaccactcgttgaatttgatcctggtagtccctggttcaacttctcagctgcacttgtaaatagccaactggtttgcctccggccagttgggattcttaacagttgttgttgttctgttctgtcgtttcgttgtgtttcactgaccctgaaaagcccctatggggagcggtcaattaagtatgtaatgtaatgtaacccggtttccattaaaaatatgcgatcGCTTGAGAGTCTTTTCCGGTCGTCTCTGTCGCAAAGATAGAACTCGAGGCTATCTCGGACGACTAATCGTTTCTATCGCAAGGATCGTCCGGAATCGTCCCGGGTGATCGCTAGagcgtttccatatgatcgtccctgtcgcttccaaaaatttgaagcgacagaCATGATTGTAACGACAGGGACGATTATTTGGAAACCGGGCTTTActttgaaaacacgttaaaagatcggctttccaaaacaagcggttgacagtttcacaaatgacttTTAGGGCctgaaaagtttcgggactttcgagaaacgggccccaggtcagAGCTTTTCGCTGTCCTAATGTGTGCGGGACCATAAAACGGCTGCAGCTCAAAAGGATTAGAcgcacatacatgtatatagcaCTTTGAGTTGCACTCCAATAGTAAATTATGCTGATAACAATACATGTAAGTGCATTTCTGCTCAACCCTCACCTCTTTGTCTTTTGTGCCGAGTCGTTGAACAGCTCTAGCTACCCGAGGGGTTGGAAAGCCCATACCAACAAACTTCTCGGCGAATGCCCTTTCTGTGTCATTTAGAACAGGCCAAGGATCTGGAAGGGAAGACTGGCCTGACACTGACTGTTTGTTATCAGTTTCAAGACTTGACCCTCCAATAGGTGGTAAAGGTGAAGGATAACGTCCGCCCACATTCTAAAAGGAAAGACATGATCTCATTTacttaagaaatagaaaacatatgTACATACCGTGtttccatcgagttatagaaacacgagtgcaagtttgggagaacgagaaatactgtgggaacacgagccgcaggcgagtgtttccacagctttttcgagttctcccaaaatttcacaagtgtttctataactcgatagaaacacggagtacatgttttctatttcttttagaaaacaatgcGACGAgaacaaggaaaacaacttgttaactctaataattatcaaaatgtaaattctctttgttcgtatcatcactacgtcaacagctcgtgctagttctgtgtctccatcgagttatagatacacgatttttaaccaatcagctcccgtattttcttaggactgttttctaaaattCAATACATACATTTGATGAGATCacatacgatttttttttacaatacagACCTTCTTTGTATATTATTCTTTTGCTTTCATGCCAATCAGACCAAGAAGCCACATTTTTAAGGGAGGTagcatggtccagtggttagagtGTTGAGTTTGCATGCGGTTGCTTGGATTTGTTtgcggttgtcccggattcaactttaccatgctttgtaaatagccaactggttacCTCCTTCCAGTTGAGGTTTTTAATCATGACTtattgtttctttcaaattattaaaagtggggtccCTGTGAACTAGGTTGATAGCTACATGTAAGTGCACTtacactataaacaaagcattttcaatttttttttctacattttacattttcacaAACAGTGCAGCTTTAGCATAAGGCAATTGATGTtggaaagagagaaaacaactCAGTACTGAATATGAAACCTTGGTCTTGTTGGAAATGTAAGATCATTTTATGAGATGGATGCCCACAATAATTAAAAACATCATGAGTGTTCATAAAATCTAAACATCAACTGCCTTTGCTAGAAGACTAGGGGGCAACTTCAATTGACAtaatttagggcgcgttcgattgaccctattccggaataagaatacgtggagtgatgattaaaacggtatgtttggcgcgtttcgaagcagcaaggataataaaaatttgtttaaaatagcattttagcagatgtttgatttgtaacttgtattccatgtattcctattcttgAATACAGTCAATCAAATGCAGCCTTATATTAATGATATCATTATTGCTTGCATTACTGAGCTAAAGTCATGCTATTAAAAGTTGAGGAAAAGAGCAAGGTGAAACTTTGCAAATTGGTGCACATAACCTGCATATCTGGATGTAACTGCATCCAAGTACAAACCTGAAAGTCAGGAGATCTAGGCATATTCCACAGCTGATCCCTTGGGCTTGTTGACACAGAGGGTGCACTATCACACCTATTTTGTCCTTCAGTACTATTGTGTCGTTCTTGAGGTGGGCTAGTTATATTAGGAATACTATAAATCCCTCTAGGGACAGGTATTCTACTTGAACTAGAATGTGCTGAAACTGTTGGAACTGCAGGAAAAGACTGATGCATTTGGGGCTGTTGAGGTCCTGAAGAGGACACAGTCTGTCCAATTGGCGGCAATAGTCTTCCTCTAGAAATAGGTCTGTTCTCCGAATTTAAGCTTGTATTGCTTAAAGTACTACTTTGAATAGAGCCTGTACTTGTTGAAAGATTATCCACTGCAGGCGCAGAAGTTTGTGGTTCTCCAAAATCTAAAAGCAATCCACTGTGCTCCATGACAGGGTTTGAGGAAGTGAAGGTCATATTTGAAACCCACTGACAGGTGTTAATGTGCTATCAGCCAGATTTAAGCCTGAAATATTCACCAAGGAACTCTTTGAGGATGACAAAGTACTATTTGTGGAGAGATTTATACTGCTCCCACTGGAAGAAACATTCGACAGCTTGCCACTAGTATTTGAGgttgatgaattttcaattgTGGTTGTCACTACAGCATTTGGTTGAAGAACATTCTTGAGTTCATCCATATCATTTATTGTCTGTAGCTCTACAAGCTCAAAAGGTGTGGATGTATCACCTTCAAAGTCTGAAATATCGAAAGCATTTTTGCCTTTTCCCCCGAAACTGTCTTTTTTCTTATGCCCTGTGCCAGGTGCCACCACTGGTTGAAGAATTTCAGTTCCAACATTTGAGAATATTGAACTTGAAGTTGTAGGGGTAATCTTTGTTTCTTGAGATTCACTTGAAACGTTTGATTCAGTTGAATTACTTTCCAATTCTTTATATTTTGAAGCTTTCAATGCATCGGCTTTTGCAATAACATCTTTCTCCAAATTGAAGTCATACTAACAAAACAAATCATAAAGAGATCATTTATCAGTAATAAAAGAACTTTTCAAAGGTATTTCTCAGAGGGAACACATGCACTTTGCCATTACAATTCCTAAGTTGTTACTTCTTAAGAGTTAGAGAAAGTACAAGATAAAATATGttgaaaagacaaaatataaaatGTGGTTATACAACAGACTATTTCTTCTAAATCGTCTATTAACTTCaacatttttaaagaaatcttGCTATGAACACTATCATAATAGTTTTAATTAACTGAGTAGCAgtactaattaccatcacaaacattttgcacttgttttgaaatttaagtAAACTGCCCATGCAACTCCCTGACGTTAACAATGGGTAATATGCAGAAGTGAACTTGGAAATCAACCTATCATGATAGCAGTAAAGTTGAGTTATTCCTATTACCCCTGAAATGAGCCCCcattgacaagaaaaatcaCATTTTGACAGATTATAATCTTCAAGTGCTACTCTTGGAAAGGGTTAATGATACTTAGGgtacgttcgattgaccctattccggaatgagaatacatgaagtgatgatttaaaatggtTGGTCTGGCGTAACTTTTGAGGCAACAAGgatgataaagatatgtttaaaatagcattttagcaagtgtttgacaattttcatgtgaatctccgtaaaaacgaaggatttctaacttctattccatgtattcctattccggaatatggacAATCAAACACACCCTTAGTGAAGCAGTACCTCAGTAGAACTAAAGCATAGCATGCAGATATTATTAGAATTTTTCTTACTCACAACTAAGCTGAGAGCAGTAGTAGGATCTTTTTGCTGCCATCCAACAGGCAACGTCACCTAAAAATCAGACCAGATAATCAATTTCCTATTATTTATTCTATACTAAGGACAAAAAATTGACTATAACATGAATAGGGCATTTTTAGAATAACCCACTGACTACTGAACCGCCCctccactgacaagtaaaatcatctggcgttaaacgtacagagtaaaatctattgagTCTTACTTCCAGGAGTCGATGGGTTAAATCTCAAATGCAGGCGTAGTGACAGTTCTAACACTGAGTCTTATCCTAAGATGGACCATTatgatattgttaaaaaaattacagaatgaCATTGTATTTTTGTTATCTAAACAATAGTCAATATTCAACTGAATCCTATTAAGGGGGGTCAACCATAACTACAAAAGACAATGAATGCTACTAAGACTGTATTAAGTCAACAGCAATTTTGAGGTCATGCGAAATGCTTATAAGAAGGGATCTTTGAAGTAACGTTT from Montipora capricornis isolate CH-2021 chromosome 2, ASM3666992v2, whole genome shotgun sequence includes the following:
- the LOC138039223 gene encoding ubiquitin-associated protein 1-like → MASFQKTFRKSGSHHAEFQSLQGVEVKIGEKFKPPRKVTLPVGWQQKDPTTALSLVYDFNLEKDVIAKADALKASKYKELESNSTESNVSSESQETKITPTTSSSIFSNVGTEILQPVVAPGTGHKKKDSFGGKGKNAFDISDFEGDTSTPFELVELQTINDMDELKNVLQPNAVVTTTIENSSTSNTSGKLSNVSSSGSSINLSTNSTLSSSKSSLVNISGLNLADSTSSNPVMEHSGLLLDFGEPQTSAPAVDNLSTSTGSIQSSTLSNTSLNSENRPISRGRLLPPIGQTVSSSGPQQPQMHQSFPAVPTVSAHSSSSRIPVPRGIYSIPNITSPPQERHNSTEGQNRCDSAPSVSTSPRDQLWNMPRSPDFQNVGGRYPSPLPPIGGSSLETDNKQSVSGQSSLPDPWPVLNDTERAFAEKFVGMGFPTPRVARAVQRLGTKDKEVIEFLVNVEELCQNASYSPDSVEVALVFNPEKAKAIEFLELLKTFKEFGFNEDNIHECLRAANNDREKTLEYLMTLSSA